A region from the Pseudomonas sp. KU26590 genome encodes:
- the pseC gene encoding UDP-4-amino-4,6-dideoxy-N-acetyl-beta-L-altrosamine transaminase: MIPYGRQSVDQADIDAVVEVLKSDWLTQGPTLERFEAALAERCEASFAVAVCNATAALHIACLAAGLGQGDWLWTSPNTFLASANCGRYCGADVDFVDIDPLTWNLDTNALARKLEAAESTGRLPKVLVAVAFSGQSCDMRAIGELARRYGFVVIEDASHAVGAHYAGRPVGCGEFADMTVFSFHPVKIVTTGEGGMVLTHRPELAEHLRRLRSHGMTRDPAQMDEPSQGPWYYQQVELGFNYRMTDMQAALGLSQLGKLDGFLERRRELVARYHTLLADLPLTLPTTQAEAESAWHLYVVRVQTDLLAVSHLQVFEGLRAAGIGVNVHYIPVHLQPYYRDLGFKPGDFPEAEAYYAQAISLPIYPAMTDAQQDYVVEQLHRLLGETSPAAI; the protein is encoded by the coding sequence ATGATTCCTTACGGCAGGCAGAGCGTTGATCAGGCCGATATCGACGCCGTCGTCGAGGTGCTCAAGTCCGACTGGCTGACCCAGGGCCCGACCCTGGAGCGCTTCGAAGCTGCCCTGGCCGAGCGCTGCGAAGCGAGTTTCGCTGTGGCGGTGTGCAACGCCACGGCGGCGCTGCATATTGCCTGTCTGGCGGCCGGACTGGGGCAGGGCGACTGGCTGTGGACCAGCCCGAATACGTTTCTGGCCTCCGCCAACTGCGGGCGCTATTGCGGCGCCGATGTGGATTTTGTCGACATCGATCCGCTGACCTGGAACCTCGACACCAACGCCCTGGCGCGAAAACTTGAAGCGGCCGAATCGACCGGTAGGCTGCCCAAGGTGCTGGTCGCGGTAGCGTTTTCCGGCCAGAGCTGCGACATGCGCGCCATCGGCGAGCTGGCCCGGCGATACGGTTTTGTGGTCATCGAAGATGCCTCCCACGCGGTCGGTGCGCATTACGCCGGACGCCCGGTGGGGTGTGGCGAATTCGCCGACATGACGGTGTTCAGCTTTCATCCGGTAAAGATCGTGACCACCGGCGAGGGCGGCATGGTGCTGACCCATCGGCCTGAACTGGCTGAGCACTTGCGCCGTTTACGCAGCCACGGCATGACCCGTGATCCGGCGCAGATGGACGAGCCGAGCCAAGGCCCCTGGTATTACCAGCAAGTCGAACTGGGCTTCAATTACCGCATGACCGACATGCAGGCGGCGCTGGGGCTTTCGCAACTGGGCAAGCTGGACGGTTTTCTTGAACGGCGGCGCGAGCTGGTGGCGCGCTATCACACGCTGCTGGCCGACCTGCCGTTGACCTTGCCGACAACCCAGGCCGAAGCCGAGTCGGCGTGGCACTTGTATGTCGTCCGCGTGCAGACCGACCTGCTTGCGGTGAGCCATCTCCAGGTGTTTGAAGGGTTGCGTGCAGCAGGCATTGGCGTGAACGTGCATTACATCCCGGTGCATCTGCAGCCCTATTACCGCGACCTGGGCTTCAAGCCAGGTGATTTCCCCGAGGCCGAAGCCTATTACGCCCAGGCCATCAGCCTGCCGATTTACCCGGCAATGACCGATGCGCAGCAGGATTACGTCGTTGAACAGCTTCACCGTTTGCTCGGCGAAACGAGCCCGGCGGCCATTTGA
- the pseF gene encoding pseudaminic acid cytidylyltransferase, which produces MSAVAIIPARGGSQRIPRKNIKLFNGEPMIAHSIRAALASGVFDQVVVSTDDEEIADVARAQGAEVPFMRPANLADAFTGTAAVIQHALGALDALDRSFDYACCIYATAPLLQARYLRQGLEALDAAPEKSYGFSVCSFGFPVQRALLIDSDGSLSAMHPEFRSVRSQDLPVAYQDAGQFYWGRSDAWRRGDTVFSELSLPVILPRHLVQDIDSPEDWLRAEYLYAALKAGGELQ; this is translated from the coding sequence ATGAGCGCCGTCGCCATCATCCCTGCACGGGGCGGTAGTCAGCGCATCCCACGCAAGAACATCAAGCTGTTCAACGGCGAGCCGATGATCGCCCACTCCATTCGTGCCGCGTTGGCGAGCGGGGTGTTCGATCAGGTTGTCGTCAGCACCGACGATGAAGAAATCGCCGACGTCGCCCGTGCCCAGGGCGCTGAGGTGCCGTTCATGCGCCCGGCGAATCTGGCTGATGCCTTCACCGGCACGGCGGCGGTGATTCAGCACGCGCTTGGTGCTCTAGACGCCCTCGACCGATCCTTTGATTACGCCTGCTGCATTTACGCCACTGCGCCGCTGTTGCAGGCGCGTTATCTGCGTCAGGGCCTGGAAGCACTCGACGCGGCGCCGGAAAAATCCTATGGGTTTTCGGTGTGCAGCTTCGGCTTCCCGGTGCAGCGTGCGCTGTTGATCGACAGCGACGGCAGCCTGAGCGCCATGCACCCGGAATTTCGCAGCGTGCGTTCCCAGGATCTGCCCGTCGCGTATCAGGACGCCGGCCAGTTCTACTGGGGCCGCAGCGACGCTTGGCGGCGCGGCGACACGGTGTTTTCCGAACTGAGCTTGCCGGTGATTCTGCCCCGGCATCTGGTGCAGGACATCGACAGCCCGGAAGACTGGCTGCGCGCGGAATACCTTTACGCCGCGCTCAAGGCCGGCGGGGAACTGCAATGA
- the pseG gene encoding UDP-2,4-diacetamido-2,4,6-trideoxy-beta-L-altropyranose hydrolase, with protein MMRVLIRADASVTIGSGHIARCLTLANTLRTDGADVRFACRELPGHLLQRLADQGYVTYALPARYDADEDQDIEAALPWQADLSALAEEIEDEPQFDWLIVDHYGLDARWETAARGLADRVMAIDDLANRSHGVEVLLDQNYSAHALDEPYAAWVGPECQTFLGPRFALLRDEFQCEPIAINPRVERVLVNFGGFDAAGQVYATMLALEGFNDLQVDFVAGLHNPHWQAMSDLAASRPGWHLHTLTGDFFALMQAADLFIGAGGGTTWERAALGLPTICISVANNQQLNAQLLAEAGVHLYLGPHVQLEPGRLRDAIGQLCGDAVLRRSFAEHSRLLVDGRGARRIADALAAPADTGSPETDSPDKVATGQGA; from the coding sequence ATGATGCGCGTGCTGATTCGTGCTGACGCGTCCGTGACCATCGGCAGCGGCCACATCGCCCGCTGCCTGACGCTGGCCAACACGCTGCGCACCGACGGCGCCGATGTGCGCTTTGCCTGCCGCGAACTGCCGGGCCATTTGCTCCAGCGGCTGGCGGATCAGGGCTACGTCACCTATGCGCTGCCCGCACGCTATGACGCTGATGAAGATCAGGACATCGAAGCGGCGTTGCCGTGGCAGGCGGACCTGTCTGCCTTGGCCGAAGAGATTGAGGATGAGCCCCAGTTTGACTGGCTGATCGTTGATCATTACGGGCTGGATGCGCGCTGGGAAACGGCGGCGCGCGGTCTCGCTGATCGGGTGATGGCCATCGACGATCTGGCCAACCGGTCCCATGGGGTCGAGGTGTTGCTGGACCAGAATTACAGCGCCCATGCACTGGACGAGCCTTATGCCGCCTGGGTCGGGCCTGAGTGCCAGACCTTTCTGGGGCCGCGCTTTGCGCTGCTGCGCGACGAGTTTCAGTGCGAGCCCATCGCGATCAATCCACGTGTCGAGCGGGTACTGGTCAATTTTGGTGGCTTCGATGCGGCCGGTCAGGTGTACGCCACGATGCTGGCGCTTGAAGGCTTCAATGATCTGCAGGTGGACTTCGTCGCCGGTCTGCACAACCCCCACTGGCAGGCGATGAGCGATCTCGCCGCCTCTCGACCTGGGTGGCATTTGCACACGCTGACCGGTGATTTTTTCGCGCTGATGCAGGCGGCCGATCTGTTTATTGGCGCCGGCGGCGGCACCACCTGGGAACGTGCGGCGCTGGGGTTGCCGACGATCTGTATTTCGGTGGCGAACAATCAGCAGCTCAATGCGCAGTTGCTGGCCGAGGCGGGCGTGCATCTGTACCTCGGGCCACACGTACAACTTGAGCCCGGGCGTTTGCGTGATGCGATCGGGCAGCTCTGCGGTGATGCGGTTTTACGCCGGTCGTTTGCCGAACACTCGAGGTTGTTGGTGGATGGCCGTGGTGCCCGGCGAATCGCTGATGCCTTGGCGGCGCCGGCCGACACAGGCAGCCCCGAGACAGACAGCCCCGACAAAGTCGCAACGGGGCAGGGCGCATGA
- the pseI gene encoding pseudaminic acid synthase: MNSFKIGSRTIGPDAPPFIIAEMSGNHNQSLDQALRIVEAAARAGAHALKLQTYTADTMTLDIAEGEFFIKDPNSLWAGTSLYALYEQAHTPWEWHAPIFARAKELGLLAFSTPFDETAVDFLESLDVPAYKIASFENTDIPLIRKVAATGKPMIISTGMASIAELDESVRAARAAGCKDLVLLKCTSTYPATPANSHVRTIPHLAGLFGCQVGLSDHTMGVGVSVAAVAMGATVIEKHFTLDRADGGVDASFSLEPAEMASLVIETERAWQGMGHVQYGATEAEQKSLQYRRSLYVVRDIAEGEAFSTDNIRAIRPGLGLAPKHIDAVLGRKARHALKRGTALSWDVVG, encoded by the coding sequence ATGAATTCTTTCAAGATCGGTTCGCGAACCATCGGCCCCGACGCGCCGCCGTTCATCATTGCCGAGATGAGCGGCAACCATAATCAGTCGCTGGATCAGGCATTGCGCATCGTCGAGGCCGCGGCCAGGGCCGGCGCCCATGCCCTCAAGCTGCAAACCTACACCGCCGACACCATGACCCTGGACATCGCCGAGGGCGAGTTCTTCATCAAAGACCCCAACAGCTTGTGGGCCGGGACTTCGCTGTATGCGTTGTATGAACAGGCGCATACGCCGTGGGAGTGGCACGCGCCGATCTTCGCCCGAGCCAAGGAATTGGGGCTGCTGGCATTTTCGACGCCTTTCGACGAGACCGCCGTGGACTTTCTTGAAAGCCTCGACGTGCCGGCCTACAAGATTGCCAGCTTTGAAAACACCGACATCCCGCTGATCCGCAAAGTGGCGGCCACCGGCAAACCGATGATTATTTCCACCGGCATGGCCAGCATCGCCGAGCTGGACGAAAGCGTGCGCGCGGCGCGGGCCGCTGGATGCAAGGACCTGGTGCTGCTGAAATGCACCAGCACCTACCCGGCGACACCGGCCAACAGCCACGTGCGCACGATTCCGCACCTGGCCGGGTTGTTCGGCTGCCAGGTGGGCTTGTCCGATCACACCATGGGCGTTGGCGTGTCGGTGGCAGCGGTGGCCATGGGTGCGACGGTCATCGAAAAGCACTTCACCCTGGACCGCGCCGACGGCGGGGTCGACGCCAGTTTTTCCCTGGAACCGGCGGAAATGGCCAGCCTGGTGATCGAAACCGAACGCGCCTGGCAAGGCATGGGCCACGTGCAATACGGCGCCACCGAAGCCGAGCAGAAATCGTTGCAATACCGCCGATCGTTATACGTGGTGCGGGACATCGCCGAGGGCGAGGCTTTCAGCACCGACAACATCCGCGCCATCCGCCCCGGCCTAGGCCTGGCGCCCAAACACATCGACGCTGTATTGGGACGCAAGGCCCGCCACGCGCTGAAACGCGGGACTGCGTTGAGTTGGGACGTGGTGGGTTAG
- a CDS encoding ketoacyl-ACP synthase III — MIGIKSIASYVPTAGVDNYAQGAKFGKDEDFILGKIGSAFLPRKDDTQETSDLCVEAVNQLFANNPGLSRDAIDVLIVVTQNGDEEGLPHTAAIVQHKLGLPTHIAAFDISLGCSGYVYGIYALKGFMEATGLKNGLLVTADPYSKIVNPEDRNTTMLFGDAATATWMGDDAPWQLGKCKFGTDGSGAEFLKTTDGAFYMNGRQVFNFALVKVPAHLNELLEDSGLQSSDVDAFCIHQGSAAIVDAVARRFEDGKSPEKFLKDMLETGNTVSSSIPLLLEKHVMNATWKRIAVSGFGVGLSWGSAILYRP, encoded by the coding sequence ATGATTGGCATCAAGAGCATAGCGAGTTATGTGCCCACAGCCGGCGTCGACAATTACGCCCAGGGTGCCAAATTCGGAAAGGATGAAGACTTCATCCTTGGCAAGATCGGTTCTGCGTTTCTGCCGCGCAAAGACGACACTCAGGAAACCTCGGACCTGTGCGTCGAAGCGGTCAACCAGCTGTTCGCCAACAACCCCGGGCTGTCGCGGGACGCCATCGACGTACTGATCGTCGTCACCCAGAACGGCGACGAAGAAGGCCTGCCGCACACGGCCGCCATCGTCCAGCACAAACTCGGCCTGCCGACCCACATCGCCGCGTTCGACATTTCCCTTGGCTGCTCGGGCTACGTCTACGGCATCTATGCGCTGAAAGGCTTCATGGAAGCGACCGGCCTGAAAAACGGCCTGCTGGTCACCGCCGACCCGTATTCCAAGATCGTCAACCCGGAAGACCGCAACACCACCATGCTCTTCGGCGACGCCGCCACCGCCACCTGGATGGGCGACGACGCGCCCTGGCAGCTGGGTAAATGCAAATTCGGCACTGATGGTTCGGGCGCAGAGTTTCTCAAGACCACCGACGGCGCGTTCTACATGAACGGGCGTCAGGTCTTTAACTTCGCGCTGGTCAAAGTGCCTGCGCACCTCAACGAGTTGCTCGAAGACTCCGGCCTGCAATCCTCCGACGTCGATGCGTTCTGCATCCACCAAGGCAGCGCGGCTATCGTCGATGCGGTCGCCCGTCGGTTCGAGGACGGCAAGTCGCCGGAGAAATTCCTCAAGGACATGCTCGAGACCGGCAACACGGTGTCGTCCAGCATTCCGCTGCTGCTGGAAAAACACGTCATGAACGCCACGTGGAAACGCATTGCGGTCAGCGGTTTCGGCGTGGGCTTGTCGTGGGGCTCGGCGATCCTTTATCGTCCCTGA
- a CDS encoding motility associated factor glycosyltransferase family protein gives MGEILQHNLAVIEQRWPDVAQRLRAENVETIPAQLIEGRQSTLSIGGIQLTSRHDRLAEAQTQAQSLPANSPVVHLYGTALGDLQRVLLAEHSLQTLHVHILNGALFALVLQLLEQDDWLSDPRVNLAYADARSEIQLPFFALPAELVLADDSSARIRDRLVSEVHVDFNNQAFAADTPDNARLLEQGRALLQHDTDVASLFGTQQGCDVFVIATGPSLQQHLPRLLSTSNSANRPLIICVDTAYVPLRNQGITPDVVVSIDHRITPRHLPTEGSAHIALVYVPGQDAGMLEAWQGPRYVGYSTSPLYARLREQIPKATLHVGGSVIHPAVDLAVKMGAARVTLFGADFAFPGGKTHTGWHDGDLGPALSIAKHWVRDGRGNKVKTQLNFRSYLIELERFIARHPEVTFLNTSRDGALITGADFDPDWTAP, from the coding sequence ATGGGCGAGATTCTCCAGCACAACCTCGCCGTGATCGAACAGCGCTGGCCCGACGTGGCCCAGCGATTGCGCGCCGAAAACGTTGAAACCATTCCTGCGCAGTTGATCGAAGGACGACAATCAACCCTCAGCATTGGCGGCATCCAGCTCACCAGCCGCCATGATCGCCTTGCCGAAGCACAAACCCAGGCACAAAGCCTCCCCGCCAACAGCCCCGTCGTGCATCTTTACGGCACCGCCCTCGGTGATCTGCAGCGGGTATTGCTGGCCGAACATTCCCTGCAAACGCTGCACGTCCATATCCTCAATGGCGCGCTGTTCGCCCTGGTGCTCCAACTGCTGGAACAGGATGACTGGCTGTCCGACCCCCGCGTGAACCTCGCGTACGCCGATGCCCGCAGCGAGATTCAGCTGCCATTCTTTGCGTTGCCGGCCGAACTGGTGCTGGCCGACGACAGCAGCGCGCGGATCCGCGATCGGCTGGTCAGCGAAGTGCATGTCGATTTCAACAATCAGGCGTTCGCCGCCGACACTCCCGACAACGCGCGCCTGCTGGAACAGGGCAGGGCGCTGCTGCAACACGATACCGACGTCGCGTCGCTGTTCGGCACTCAGCAGGGGTGCGACGTGTTCGTCATCGCGACGGGGCCAAGTCTTCAACAGCATTTGCCGCGCCTCTTGAGCACATCAAACAGCGCCAACCGGCCGCTGATCATCTGCGTCGACACCGCCTACGTGCCCCTGCGCAACCAGGGCATCACCCCGGATGTGGTGGTGAGCATCGATCACCGCATCACCCCGCGGCATCTACCCACCGAGGGTTCGGCACACATCGCGCTGGTCTATGTGCCGGGCCAGGACGCCGGGATGCTGGAGGCATGGCAAGGCCCGCGCTACGTCGGCTATTCCACCAGCCCGCTGTATGCCCGGCTGCGGGAGCAGATTCCCAAGGCCACCCTGCACGTGGGCGGCAGCGTCATTCATCCCGCCGTCGATCTCGCTGTCAAAATGGGCGCCGCGCGGGTCACCCTGTTCGGCGCCGACTTCGCCTTCCCCGGCGGCAAGACCCACACCGGCTGGCACGATGGCGATCTGGGCCCTGCCCTGAGTATCGCCAAACACTGGGTGCGCGACGGCCGGGGCAACAAGGTCAAGACGCAGCTCAATTTCCGCAGCTACCTCATCGAACTCGAACGTTTCATCGCCCGCCACCCAGAGGTCACGTTCCTCAACACCAGCCGCGACGGTGCGCTCATCACCGGCGCCGACTTCGACCCGGACTGGACCGCGCCATGA